From Brassica rapa cultivar Chiifu-401-42 chromosome A06, CAAS_Brap_v3.01, whole genome shotgun sequence:
TGATCCACAATCTCCAGACACAGGGGTTAACTCACTCCTTCTGAGATTCACTTCGTTTCgatcgtccggacaaggacaaGAACAAGAAAATGGTGGTTGGGCTCCGTTCAACGGACCAAACGGAACGGTTCTGCTGGGGGAGATCGACGTTGCGTTTCTTGCGGTTTACGCTTTCGGTATGTACTTCGCTGGACATCTGGGAGACAGGATGAACCTGAGGATCTTCTTGACCGTTGGAATGGTCGGAACGGGTTTGTTCACGTCTCTGTTCGGTGTGGGTTACTGGGCGAATGTTCATAGCTTTTACTATTTCTTGATAATGCAAATGCTCGCTGGTCTGTTTCAATCCTCTGGCTGGCCTTCTGTGGTGGCTGTGGTCGGAAACTGGTttaacaagaagaagagaggcTTGATCATGGGGATATGGAACGCGCATACTTCCGTCGGCAACATCACAGGCTCGTTGATCGCTGCTGCGATGTTGAGATATGGTTGGGGATGGTCTTTTGTGGTTCCGGGTGTGGGTATTGCCTTGATCGGGTTGGTCAACTTCGCTTTCTTGCCTGTTAACCCGGAGATGGTTGGAGCAGAGCGAGACGAGGATGTTGATTCTTCGAGTGAGAAGATTGGTGACTCTCTAAGTGTCCCCTTGCTGTTGAGCTCGTCTGATTCGGAGACCGATGACAAGAAACGAGCTGTTGGGTTCCTTGAAGCGTGGAGGATCCCTGGAGTTGCTCCCTTCGCTCTCTGCCTCTTCTTCGCTAAGTTGGTCGCCTACACTTTCCTCTACTGGCTTCCTTTCTACGTTAGCCACACAGGTATGCAACACACAACACTAACTTAGACTCTTTGTTTTGGTCATGTAACTGATTACAAGTTTTGTGTGGTGATTTTGCAGCGATTGAAGGCGAGTATTTATCAGACGAAACAGCGGGGAACCTTTCGACAATGTTCGACGTAGGAGGCGTGGTCGGAGGGATCATGGCCGGTTACATTTCAGACAGAATAGGAGCAAGAGCGATTACAGCTGCGAGTTTCATGTACTGTTCGATCCCAGCTCTGTTCTTCTACCGGAGCTACGGACATGTGTCGTTACTAGCCAACGCGTCTCTCATGTTCTTAACCGGGATGTTGGTTAATGGACCTTACGCTTTGATCACTACCGCTGTTTCAGCTGATCTCGGGACGCACAGCTCCTTGAAAGGAAACTCGAGGGCTTTGGCTACCGTAACGGCTATAATCGACGGGACGGGATCCGTTGGAGCGGCGGTTGGGCCGTTGCTAACGGGTTACATATCTTCGAGGAGTAGCTGGACTGCGGTTTTCACCATGTTGATGGGAGCTGCGTTTGTGGCGGGACTGTTGTTGACCAGGCTTGTGATGGCCGAAGTAGCGGCTAAGATAGCTGAGTCGAGGCCGTCGGAATCAGAGTGTAGAGCTCCCGTGGACCATCAGGGTCATGTGCTAGATGTGTGAGCAACTTTGATCGCCATTTTTAGTTGCGTTCTTAAAGAGGAAAGATTCGGACCGGAGTTTTATGTCAAGATTTGGTCTGTGG
This genomic window contains:
- the LOC103873246 gene encoding putative glycerol-3-phosphate transporter 1, yielding MASLMQSEPEKEKKPVGIRFLERIKGSKLSYKAYQAIVLIVTFLAYASYHAARKTTSIVKSALDPQSPDTGVNSLLLRFTSFRSSGQGQEQENGGWAPFNGPNGTVLLGEIDVAFLAVYAFGMYFAGHLGDRMNLRIFLTVGMVGTGLFTSLFGVGYWANVHSFYYFLIMQMLAGLFQSSGWPSVVAVVGNWFNKKKRGLIMGIWNAHTSVGNITGSLIAAAMLRYGWGWSFVVPGVGIALIGLVNFAFLPVNPEMVGAERDEDVDSSSEKIGDSLSVPLLLSSSDSETDDKKRAVGFLEAWRIPGVAPFALCLFFAKLVAYTFLYWLPFYVSHTAIEGEYLSDETAGNLSTMFDVGGVVGGIMAGYISDRIGARAITAASFMYCSIPALFFYRSYGHVSLLANASLMFLTGMLVNGPYALITTAVSADLGTHSSLKGNSRALATVTAIIDGTGSVGAAVGPLLTGYISSRSSWTAVFTMLMGAAFVAGLLLTRLVMAEVAAKIAESRPSESECRAPVDHQGHVLDV